One genomic region from Streptomyces sp. Li-HN-5-11 encodes:
- a CDS encoding 3' terminal RNA ribose 2'-O-methyltransferase Hen1 — translation MFLTITTTGTPERPATDLGFLLHKHPDKSQAFSTSYGTAHVLYPEADAGRCTAALLLEVDPVALVRRGKGKGRGGAPDAALAQYVNDRPYAASSLLAVALSGVFSSAMKGACHARPELPGRPRPLRIEVPALPARGGPALVRRLFEPLGWTVTVEPLALDSEFPEWGDSRYVRLVLESEALTLAEALRHLYVLLPVLDDAKHYWVSSDEVDKLLRAGEGWLPEHPEQKLITSRYLSRRWSLTRQAMERLELVRLAEADDSEVEDIDNAVGEETETEEKPTPLAVQRRDAITGALRASGAARVLDLGCGQGQLVQALLKDPRFTEIVGVDVSMRALTIASRRLKLDRVGERQASRVKLLQGSLAYTDNRLKGYDAAVLSEVIEHLDLPRLPALEYAVFGAARPRTVLVTTPNVEYNVRWESLPAGHVRHGDHRFEWTRKEFRAWAGTVAERHGYGVEFLPVGPDDPEVGPPTQMAVFEMNTATTTTGKTEKEAKAA, via the coding sequence ATGTTCCTGACCATCACCACCACCGGCACCCCCGAACGCCCGGCGACCGACCTCGGCTTCCTGCTGCACAAGCACCCGGACAAATCCCAGGCGTTCTCGACTTCGTACGGCACGGCGCACGTCCTCTACCCCGAGGCGGACGCCGGGCGCTGCACGGCGGCGCTGCTGCTGGAGGTCGACCCGGTGGCACTGGTGCGGCGGGGCAAGGGCAAGGGACGCGGCGGCGCTCCCGACGCGGCGCTCGCGCAGTACGTCAACGACCGCCCGTACGCGGCCTCCTCACTGCTCGCGGTGGCGCTGAGCGGCGTGTTCTCCAGCGCGATGAAGGGCGCCTGCCACGCCCGCCCCGAACTTCCGGGCCGGCCACGGCCGTTGCGCATCGAGGTGCCCGCGCTGCCCGCCCGCGGCGGCCCGGCTCTCGTACGGCGTCTCTTCGAGCCGCTGGGCTGGACGGTCACCGTCGAACCCCTCGCGCTGGACAGCGAGTTCCCGGAGTGGGGCGACTCGCGGTACGTGCGTCTCGTCCTGGAGTCCGAGGCGCTGACCCTCGCCGAGGCCCTGCGGCACCTCTACGTCCTGCTCCCCGTCCTGGACGACGCCAAGCACTACTGGGTGTCGTCGGACGAGGTGGACAAGCTGCTGCGCGCCGGTGAGGGCTGGCTGCCCGAGCACCCCGAGCAGAAGCTGATCACCAGCCGGTACCTCTCCCGCCGTTGGTCGCTGACCCGGCAGGCGATGGAGCGGCTGGAACTGGTGCGGCTCGCGGAGGCCGACGACAGCGAGGTCGAGGACATCGACAACGCGGTCGGGGAGGAGACCGAGACGGAGGAGAAGCCGACGCCGCTCGCGGTGCAGCGCAGGGACGCGATCACCGGGGCGCTGCGCGCGTCCGGCGCCGCCCGGGTGCTCGACCTCGGCTGCGGACAGGGCCAGTTGGTGCAGGCACTGCTCAAGGACCCGAGGTTCACGGAGATCGTCGGCGTCGACGTGTCGATGCGCGCCCTGACCATCGCCTCCCGGCGGCTGAAGCTGGACCGCGTGGGGGAGCGGCAGGCCTCGCGCGTCAAGCTCTTGCAGGGCTCGCTCGCCTACACCGACAACCGGCTCAAGGGGTACGACGCCGCGGTGCTCAGCGAGGTGATCGAGCACCTCGACCTGCCCCGGCTGCCCGCGCTGGAGTACGCGGTGTTCGGCGCGGCCCGTCCCCGCACGGTCCTCGTGACCACCCCGAACGTCGAGTACAACGTCCGCTGGGAGTCGCTGCCCGCCGGCCATGTCCGGCACGGCGACCACCGCTTCGAGTGGACCCGCAAGGAGTTCCGCGCCTGGGCGGGCACGGTGGCCGAACGGCACGGCTACGGCGTGGAGTTCCTGCCCGTCGGCCCGGACGACCCGGAGGTGGGGCCGCCCACACAGATGGCCGTTTTCGAAATGAACACAGCCACGACGACGACTGGGAAGACAGAGAAGGAGGCGAAGGCAGCATGA
- a CDS encoding polynucleotide kinase-phosphatase → MNETQEQGRVLPVTDLSLVVLVGASGSGKSTFARRHFKPTEVISSDFCRGLVSDDENDQSATRDAFDVLHYIAGKRLAAGRRTVVDATSVQADARRQLVDLAKQYDVLPIAIVLDVPEEVCAERNAARADRADMPRRVIQRHIRELRRSIRHLEREGFRKVHVLRGVEDVDNATVVTEKRFNDLTHLTGPFDIIGDIHGCAAELESLLDKLGYSDGVHPEGRTAVFVGDLVDRGPDSPGVLRRVMSMVKSGNALCVPGNHENKYGRYLKGRKVQHTHGLAETVEQMEGQSEEFVAEVRQFIDSLVSHYVLDGGRLVVCHAGLPEKYHGRTSGRVRSHALYGDTTGETDEFGLPVRYPWAEDYRGRAAVVYGHTPVPEATWLNNTICLDTGAVFGGRLTALRWPERELVDVPAERVWYEPARPLRTEAPGGHDGRPLDLNDVHGRRVVETRHAGRVSVREENAAAALEVMSRFAVDPRLLPYLPPTMAPTATSQVDGYLEHPAETFAQYASDGVERVVCEEKHMGSRAVALVCRDAETARKRFGVDGPTGSLCTRTGRPFLDDASVTEEILGRVRTAVTEAGLWSELDTDWLLLDAELMPWSLKASGLLRSQYAAVGAASGAVFPGALAALEGAAARGVEVTGLLARQRERASNAAAFTDAYRRYCWTTEGLEGVRLAPFQILAVQGRSLAALPHDEQLALLDRLVEHDGSGLLQTTRRLYVDTGDPESVRAGVDWWLEMTGRGGEGMVVKPLGALVRSEQGRLVQPGIKCRGREYLRIIYGPEYTRPDNLARLRGRFLNHKRSLAIREYALGLEALDRLADGEPLWRVHEAVFAVLALESEPVDPRL, encoded by the coding sequence ATGAACGAGACGCAGGAGCAGGGACGGGTCCTCCCCGTCACCGACCTCTCCCTCGTCGTCCTCGTCGGCGCCTCCGGCTCCGGCAAGTCGACCTTCGCCCGCCGGCACTTCAAGCCGACCGAGGTGATCTCCTCCGACTTCTGCCGCGGCCTGGTCAGCGACGACGAGAACGACCAGAGCGCGACCCGCGACGCCTTCGACGTCCTGCACTACATCGCCGGCAAGCGTCTGGCCGCCGGCCGCCGCACCGTCGTCGACGCGACCAGCGTGCAGGCGGACGCTCGTCGTCAGCTGGTCGACCTGGCCAAGCAGTACGACGTGCTGCCCATCGCCATCGTCCTCGACGTGCCCGAGGAGGTGTGCGCCGAGCGCAACGCGGCCCGCGCCGACCGGGCCGACATGCCCCGCCGGGTCATCCAGCGCCACATCCGCGAACTCCGCCGCTCGATACGGCACCTGGAGCGCGAGGGCTTCCGCAAGGTGCACGTCCTGCGCGGCGTGGAGGACGTGGACAACGCCACCGTCGTCACCGAGAAGCGCTTCAACGACCTCACCCATCTCACCGGCCCCTTCGACATCATCGGCGACATCCACGGCTGCGCCGCCGAACTGGAGTCGCTGCTGGACAAGCTGGGCTACAGCGACGGCGTCCACCCGGAGGGCCGTACCGCCGTCTTCGTCGGCGACCTCGTCGACCGCGGCCCCGACAGCCCGGGCGTGCTGCGCCGGGTGATGTCGATGGTGAAGTCGGGCAACGCCCTGTGCGTGCCCGGCAACCACGAGAACAAGTACGGCCGGTACCTCAAGGGCCGCAAGGTCCAGCACACCCACGGCCTCGCCGAGACCGTCGAGCAGATGGAGGGCCAGAGCGAGGAGTTCGTCGCCGAGGTACGGCAGTTCATCGACTCTCTCGTCAGCCACTACGTCCTCGACGGCGGCCGGCTGGTCGTCTGCCACGCCGGTCTGCCCGAGAAGTACCACGGCCGCACCTCCGGCCGGGTCCGCTCGCACGCCCTGTACGGCGACACCACCGGCGAGACCGACGAGTTCGGGCTGCCGGTGCGCTACCCGTGGGCGGAGGACTACCGGGGCCGCGCGGCCGTCGTCTACGGCCACACCCCGGTCCCGGAGGCCACCTGGCTCAACAACACCATCTGCCTGGACACCGGCGCCGTCTTCGGCGGCAGGCTCACCGCGCTGCGCTGGCCGGAGCGCGAGCTGGTCGACGTACCGGCCGAGCGGGTCTGGTACGAGCCGGCGCGGCCGCTGCGCACCGAGGCGCCCGGCGGGCACGACGGCCGGCCGCTCGACCTGAACGACGTGCACGGCCGCCGGGTCGTGGAGACGCGGCACGCGGGCCGGGTCTCCGTCCGTGAGGAGAACGCGGCCGCGGCCCTGGAGGTCATGAGCCGGTTCGCCGTGGACCCTCGTCTGCTGCCGTACCTGCCTCCGACCATGGCGCCGACGGCGACCTCGCAGGTCGACGGCTACCTGGAACACCCGGCCGAGACGTTCGCGCAGTACGCCTCCGACGGCGTCGAGCGGGTCGTGTGCGAGGAGAAGCACATGGGCTCGCGCGCGGTGGCCCTGGTGTGCCGGGACGCGGAGACGGCGAGGAAGCGGTTCGGCGTCGACGGGCCCACCGGCTCGCTCTGCACCCGTACCGGACGGCCGTTCCTCGACGACGCCTCCGTCACCGAGGAGATCCTCGGCCGCGTCCGCACGGCCGTCACCGAAGCCGGCCTCTGGAGCGAACTCGACACGGACTGGCTCCTGCTGGACGCCGAGCTCATGCCCTGGTCGCTCAAGGCATCCGGCCTGCTGCGCTCGCAGTACGCGGCCGTCGGCGCCGCGTCCGGCGCGGTGTTCCCGGGCGCGCTCGCCGCACTGGAGGGCGCCGCGGCGCGGGGTGTCGAGGTGACCGGCCTGCTGGCCCGCCAGCGTGAACGTGCCTCGAACGCGGCCGCGTTCACGGACGCGTACCGGCGCTACTGCTGGACCACCGAGGGCCTGGAGGGCGTACGCCTGGCGCCGTTCCAGATCCTCGCCGTCCAGGGCCGCAGCCTGGCCGCCCTGCCGCACGACGAGCAGCTCGCCCTCCTCGACCGGCTGGTGGAGCACGACGGCAGCGGCCTGCTGCAGACCACCCGGCGGCTCTACGTCGACACCGGCGACCCGGAGTCGGTGCGGGCCGGCGTCGACTGGTGGCTGGAGATGACCGGCCGCGGCGGCGAGGGCATGGTCGTCAAGCCCCTGGGCGCGCTCGTGCGCAGCGAACAGGGACGGCTCGTTCAGCCCGGCATCAAGTGCCGGGGCCGCGAGTACCTGCGGATCATCTACGGTCCCGAGTACACGCGCCCGGACAACCTCGCGCGCCTGCGCGGGCGTTTCCTGAACCACAAGCGCTCGCTGGCGATCCGTGAGTACGCCCTCGGCCTGGAGGCCCTGGACCGGCTGGCCGACGGCGAACCGCTGTGGCGGGTCCACGAGGCGGTGTTCGCGGTGCTGGCACTGGAGTCGGAGCCGGTGGACCCGCGGCTGTGA
- a CDS encoding MoxR family ATPase has translation MSSHEQADPSNWRVFHATGRAPESPPQLPPAPPWRRFRGGPPEPAPPDDPQAALRRLGPGDATAQLGREEIDIVNAALVLRRPLLITGPPGIGKSTLAYLLSRELGLGRVLEWNIVSRTTLRDGLYVHDAMGRAQAIAAWQAGVGNTPDPALGEAPRTVEGDSGDETAGDPPAEAAVNIATRSKDRQLPPVLGDFITLGPLGTALLPYDRPRVLLVDELDKSDIDLPNDLLHVLENGSYDVPELVRDAAEEARVHTSDPAGRAVVRGGRVECAEFPVVVITSNGEREFPAAFRRRCLPLEMRTPSREQLLAMVERHLGNRTPEAKSMVDGYLQRVQAGGTHSLDQLLNAVQMTTAGGFQADGDGRKLVEMLLRDLAKGR, from the coding sequence ATGAGCTCCCACGAGCAGGCGGACCCGAGCAACTGGCGTGTGTTCCACGCGACCGGCCGCGCCCCGGAGAGCCCGCCGCAGCTGCCGCCCGCACCTCCCTGGCGCCGGTTCCGCGGCGGCCCGCCCGAGCCGGCGCCCCCGGACGACCCGCAGGCCGCGCTGCGCCGGCTGGGGCCCGGCGACGCCACCGCGCAGCTCGGCCGGGAGGAGATCGACATCGTCAACGCGGCGCTGGTGCTGCGCAGGCCCCTGCTGATCACCGGCCCGCCCGGCATCGGCAAGTCGACCCTCGCCTACCTGCTGTCCCGGGAACTCGGGTTGGGACGCGTCCTCGAATGGAACATCGTCAGCCGGACGACCCTGCGCGACGGGCTCTACGTCCACGACGCGATGGGACGGGCCCAGGCCATCGCCGCCTGGCAGGCGGGAGTCGGGAACACGCCGGACCCGGCACTCGGGGAGGCACCCCGCACGGTGGAGGGCGACAGCGGAGACGAAACCGCCGGCGATCCTCCCGCCGAAGCCGCCGTCAACATCGCGACTCGCTCAAAAGATCGCCAACTTCCGCCAGTCCTGGGCGACTTCATTACACTGGGCCCCCTCGGTACCGCTCTCCTGCCCTACGATCGTCCCCGTGTGCTTCTGGTCGACGAACTCGACAAGAGCGACATCGACCTGCCGAACGACCTGCTGCACGTGCTGGAGAACGGAAGCTATGACGTCCCGGAGCTGGTGCGCGACGCCGCCGAGGAAGCGCGCGTGCACACCAGTGACCCCGCAGGCCGCGCCGTCGTGCGCGGCGGACGCGTGGAGTGCGCGGAGTTCCCGGTCGTGGTGATCACCAGCAACGGGGAGCGGGAGTTCCCCGCCGCCTTCCGCCGGCGCTGTCTGCCCCTGGAGATGCGCACCCCCTCCCGCGAGCAGTTGCTGGCCATGGTCGAACGGCACCTGGGCAACCGGACCCCCGAGGCGAAGAGCATGGTCGACGGGTACCTCCAGCGGGTCCAGGCCGGCGGAACGCACTCCCTGGACCAGTTGCTCAATGCTGTCCAGATGACTACTGCGGGTGGTTTCCAGGCCGATGGTGACGGGCGTAAGCTCGTGGAAATGCTCCTCCGCGACCTCGCGAAGGGCCGCTGA
- a CDS encoding effector-associated domain 2-containing protein — translation MKTGAGFGEPEDDSGRQPGVELLLRLTDALCALSCLEDAQGRLQFATVLGEQLHRQVDIRGVKLREDVVTLVRVALNEAGGERVLVGVVRILEGTPAGDELDRLIAPAAPDSVLVTPPGPLSPHDEKTARVALAKGELPALRLRDDLVEELDAALDLPATLSPEQLFAHVLEWNVQWDQLPPAVLLLDRAALLAVAPGHRAALTAWVDDWAGRVGLTAALERRRAERRTKTGDPDIPRCLIVAVEPTRDGSDEVAVRPWLNTAPGHWDPHPCEPTVTTLTGLGEAVQRALKQGSRLWSPAAETGPRGRQQPALYIEFVLPYDLLNHDVAALTYRIGDGRPVPLGLKYGVHLRSLERMRSGDVEVREQWLRRWSTLRQHGIGVHSWREPDARRFAAWQAELAGEASHTAVVLDAPVSASALEALKAAIAEGIGLAIWDRRGIFDEQRREVVTAVFAAVPTPVQIPTTIHRLRLNAETQPQSQGQGPAVLLGRNIGFFWDDPTRVVDIQTTDPGDPAGEEAAE, via the coding sequence GTGAAGACAGGTGCGGGATTCGGCGAGCCCGAGGACGATTCCGGGCGGCAGCCGGGCGTTGAGCTGCTGTTACGGCTCACCGACGCGCTGTGCGCGCTGAGCTGCCTGGAGGACGCGCAGGGGCGGCTGCAGTTCGCCACCGTGCTCGGGGAGCAGTTGCACCGCCAGGTCGACATACGCGGGGTCAAACTCCGCGAGGACGTCGTGACCCTGGTACGCGTCGCGTTGAACGAAGCGGGTGGGGAGCGCGTACTGGTCGGGGTGGTCCGCATCCTCGAAGGAACGCCGGCGGGCGACGAACTCGACCGGCTGATCGCCCCCGCCGCCCCGGACAGCGTCCTCGTGACCCCGCCCGGCCCGCTCTCCCCGCACGACGAGAAGACCGCCCGTGTCGCCCTCGCCAAGGGCGAACTGCCCGCCCTGCGGCTGCGGGACGACCTCGTCGAGGAACTCGACGCGGCACTCGACCTGCCCGCCACCCTCAGCCCCGAGCAGCTCTTCGCGCACGTCCTGGAGTGGAACGTGCAGTGGGACCAGCTGCCGCCCGCCGTCCTCCTCCTCGACCGCGCCGCCCTGCTCGCCGTAGCCCCCGGCCATCGCGCGGCCCTGACCGCGTGGGTCGACGACTGGGCCGGGCGCGTCGGTCTGACGGCGGCGCTGGAGCGGCGGCGCGCGGAGCGGCGTACGAAGACGGGGGATCCCGACATCCCGCGCTGTCTGATCGTGGCCGTCGAACCCACCCGGGACGGCAGTGACGAGGTCGCCGTGCGGCCCTGGCTCAACACGGCCCCCGGACACTGGGATCCGCACCCCTGCGAGCCGACCGTCACCACCCTGACCGGCCTGGGCGAGGCCGTCCAGCGGGCGCTCAAGCAGGGTTCCCGGCTCTGGTCGCCGGCCGCCGAGACGGGTCCGAGGGGGCGCCAGCAGCCCGCCTTGTACATCGAGTTCGTGCTCCCCTACGACCTTCTCAACCACGACGTCGCCGCCCTGACGTACCGGATCGGGGACGGGCGTCCGGTGCCGCTCGGTCTGAAGTACGGGGTGCACCTGCGCAGCCTCGAACGGATGCGCTCCGGTGATGTCGAGGTCCGCGAGCAGTGGCTCAGACGCTGGAGCACCCTGCGGCAGCACGGGATCGGGGTGCACTCCTGGCGCGAGCCGGACGCGCGGCGGTTCGCCGCGTGGCAGGCCGAGCTGGCCGGGGAAGCATCACACACGGCGGTGGTGCTGGACGCCCCGGTGTCCGCGTCCGCCCTGGAGGCCCTCAAGGCCGCCATCGCGGAAGGGATAGGGCTCGCGATATGGGACCGCAGAGGGATCTTCGACGAGCAGCGCCGGGAGGTCGTGACCGCCGTGTTCGCAGCCGTGCCCACGCCCGTGCAGATCCCGACGACCATCCACCGCCTGCGCCTGAACGCCGAGACCCAGCCCCAGAGCCAGGGCCAGGGGCCGGCGGTCCTGCTGGGCAGGAACATCGGATTCTTCTGGGACGACCCCACCCGGGTCGTCGACATCCAGACCACCGACCCCGGCGATCCGGCCGGCGAGGAGGCAGCGGAATGA